The genomic window ACAAAAGGATACATTATGAAAAAAGCTATAAATATTAGAATGGATGAAGCCCTATTAACTGATTTAGACTCTTATGCTCACGAACTTGAGCGGTCACGTACTTATATTATTGAAAAAGCAGTAAGTACATACTTTGATACACTAGATGAAATGATTTCAGACAAAAGAATAGATGAACTTAAAGCTGGAAAAACCGAAGTTTATTCTCTTGAAGAGGTAGCACAAAGACTTGGATTAAGCTGATGTTTAAAATTATTGTTCCCAAGGCTACTTTCAAAGAGTTAGAAAAAATTGATATAAAAAATCAAAAACTAATTTTTGAAAAAATCAAAGATTTAGAGTCTGGAAACTTCAGGGCAGACAAGACTTTAAAAGGTAAACATAAAGGCAAGTTTAGAAAAAGAGCTGGAAACTATAGGATTGTATATTTAAAAGAAAACGACATCTTAGTTATCACTCTTATTAGAATTGCACACAGGAAAGAAGTTTACTAAAAGTCTAACAAAACCTTACTTAAAAAGAGTCTGCTACAATAAAACCAAATTTGTGGAGTTTAGTTTGAACATTTTTAAAACAAGGATTTAGTTCCAAGCGTTATAATATTGTCAAATGTAAATTTAAAACTAGAAGTTTTAGAAAATGGCTTATTGATAAAACCTGTAAATAATGCAGATAGAAGCTCTTGGAAAGAAAATATTGAAAAAGTTCTCTCTTGTCATAAAGAAGTGAAAGACGGTTGATAAAACAAGACTTGTAAAAAAACTCGGAGATGTTGATGAAGCAACATCAAAAGAAATTTCAAAAATGCTTGTTAATATGTTTGAATTATAATTAAATGGTTAGCTATGGTCAGATTTTTGTGTTTTTTAAACGCAAAGCATTTACTATAACAGAGACTGAACTAAAACTCATTGCAGCTGCAGCAATTACAGGCGATAGTAAAATTCCAAAGTATGGATAAAGCACCCCTGCTGCTATTGGAACACCTGCACTATTGTAAACAAAGGCAAAAAAGAGATTTTGTCTGATATTTTTCATAGTAGCACGACTCAATTTCAGGACTTTTACGATTGAGAGCAAATCGCCTTTTATAAGAGTTATGCCAGCACTCTCTATCGCTACATCAGTTCCTGTACCCATAGCGATGCCAACATCAGCTTGTGCCAAGGCAGGTGCATCGTTTATGCCATCTCCTGCCATTGCTACAACTGCACCTTTTTCTTGTAACTCTTTGACTATTTTTGCTTTGCCATCAGGCATGATGCCAGCGTGAACTTCATCAATGCCGAGTTTTTTAGCAACTGCTTTAGCAGTTGTTTCATTGTCTCCACTTATAACAACAACTCTAATGCCCTCTTTTATAAGCTCTTTTATAGCCTCTGCTGATGTGGTTTTTATAGGATCTTCAATCCCTATAATGGCACAAAATTCACTATCTACAGCCATAAAGATAACACCTTTGCCCTCTTCTCGTAAAGTTTCTGCTTCTTTAATTATGCTTTGTGTAGATACTCCTAAACTCTCTAAGAAGCTCTCACTTCCAAGTGCAACCTTTCTGTTTTGTATCTCGCCCTCGATGCCTTTTCCAGTTATAGAGTTAAAATTTAGAACTTCACTAAGTTCTACATCATTATCTTTAGCATACTCAACTACTGCCTCAGCTAAAGGATGCTCACTTACTCGCTCCAAACTCGCAGCATACTTTAAAATACTTTTCTCATCAAAACCATCTTCTACTAAAAAGCTTGTAACTTTTGGCTTTCCTAGTGTCAAAGTTCCTGTTTTATCAACTATAAGAGTATCAACTCTCTCCATAGTCTCCAGTGTTTTTGCATCTTTTATAAGAATTCCAGAGAGTGCAGCTCTGCCTGTTCCTACCATTATAGAGATAGGAGTAGCCAATCCTAAGGCACATGGGCAGGCGATGATTAAAACCGCTACAGCAGATACAATAGCATAAGCCAAACGAGGCTCTGGTCCAAATAAGAACCAAGCAAAAAATGCCAATATCGCTACTATCACAACCGCTGGAACAAAGTAACTAGATACCGTATCTGCAAGCTGTTGAATAGGTGCTCGTGAGCGTTGAGCTTTTGATACCATCTCTACTATTTGAGAGAGCATTGTATCACTACCAACTTTTTGAGCCTGCATAATTAGAGTGCCATTTTCATTTAAAGTCGCACCTATAAGCTGGTCGCCTTTAGTTTTTGACACTAAAATAGGCTCTCCCGTTATCATAGACTCATCAAGATTACTTTGACCCTCTAAAACTACTCCATCTACAGGGATTTTTTCGCCCGGTTTAATCCTAAGCTTATCTCCAACATGAACCAACTCAAGACCTATATCTTCTTCCCCTCCCTCTGCATCTATGCGATGAGCTTGTTTTGGTGCAAGATTTAGGAGTGTTTTAATCGCACTATTTGTTTTACTTCTAGCCCTTAACTCTAAAACTTGTCCTAGTAAAACCAAAGTCGTAATAACAGCTGCCGCTTCAAAATAGACATGAACCAAACCATCCTCAGTCTGCATTAGAGGCGGAAAGAGACTTGGTAAAAACAGAGCAAAAAGACTATAGATATATGCAGCACTTACACCGATGGCGATAAGCGTAAACATATTTAAGTTCCATGATCTAATGGAGTTGTATCCTCTTACAAAAAAAGGCCAGCCACCCCAAAGAACTACTGGGGTCGCAAGAACAAAAAGAAACCACTGGATGCTTAACATCGAGATAGTGCTAGGCAAAAGCTGTGGTGCTAAATCACTTGTCATTGAAACAATAAAAACAGGAGTAGACAAGACTAAACTAATCCAAAACCTTTTACTCATATAGTCAAGCTCATCTGTGTCTTCATCGGCCTCAACTGTCATAGGCTCTAGTGCCATTCCACACTTAGGACAGTTTCCCGGATGGTCTTGTATAATCTCTGGATGCATAGGACAAGTGTACTTGGTAGAGCTTGAGCTTACCGCTTTGATCTCTCTCTCTAACGCCATTCCACATTTTGGACAAGACCCTGGGGTATTTTGACGAACCTCTGGATGCATAGGACAGGTATAAACATCATCTTGTTTTTTGGAATAATCTACCTGACAACACTCTTTAATCTCTTGGCTCATAACACACCTCCTACTTTATAGCGTCTCTCTTAGCCTTATACTCTTCTTCAGAAATCTCACCCTTTGCATATCTTTGATCAAGAATATCTCTAGCTGATAAATCCTTTTTTTTATTAGCATTCATAAAGTATATCAATGCCCCAATAAAGAGTAATGGTATCAACCAACCTAACCACATTCCAAATCCACTCATTCCATAATCACCCATAATAAACTCCTTTATATGTTTTTATTAACTAAAACCAAAATCTAAGTCCAACTGTAGCATAGACTTCATCTAACGCAGAGTAATCATCTGTATTTGAAAAATTTTTACTCCACTCAACACCTACATATGGTGCGAACTCTCTTACAAACTCATATCTTAATCTGGCACCTAGTTTTAAATTGGACAAGCCGCTTCCAATAGCCATATCCTCGTTATTTTTTGTATATGCAGATAGAGCTATACTTGGAGTAAGTATTAGTTTTTGAGTTATTAAAGCTTCATATTCACTCTC from Sulfurimonas hongkongensis includes these protein-coding regions:
- a CDS encoding CopG family transcriptional regulator, whose amino-acid sequence is MKKAINIRMDEALLTDLDSYAHELERSRTYIIEKAVSTYFDTLDEMISDKRIDELKAGKTEVYSLEEVAQRLGLS
- a CDS encoding type II toxin-antitoxin system RelE family toxin; its protein translation is MFKIIVPKATFKELEKIDIKNQKLIFEKIKDLESGNFRADKTLKGKHKGKFRKRAGNYRIVYLKENDILVITLIRIAHRKEVY
- a CDS encoding copper-transporting P-type ATPase, which gives rise to MSQEIKECCQVDYSKKQDDVYTCPMHPEVRQNTPGSCPKCGMALEREIKAVSSSSTKYTCPMHPEIIQDHPGNCPKCGMALEPMTVEADEDTDELDYMSKRFWISLVLSTPVFIVSMTSDLAPQLLPSTISMLSIQWFLFVLATPVVLWGGWPFFVRGYNSIRSWNLNMFTLIAIGVSAAYIYSLFALFLPSLFPPLMQTEDGLVHVYFEAAAVITTLVLLGQVLELRARSKTNSAIKTLLNLAPKQAHRIDAEGGEEDIGLELVHVGDKLRIKPGEKIPVDGVVLEGQSNLDESMITGEPILVSKTKGDQLIGATLNENGTLIMQAQKVGSDTMLSQIVEMVSKAQRSRAPIQQLADTVSSYFVPAVVIVAILAFFAWFLFGPEPRLAYAIVSAVAVLIIACPCALGLATPISIMVGTGRAALSGILIKDAKTLETMERVDTLIVDKTGTLTLGKPKVTSFLVEDGFDEKSILKYAASLERVSEHPLAEAVVEYAKDNDVELSEVLNFNSITGKGIEGEIQNRKVALGSESFLESLGVSTQSIIKEAETLREEGKGVIFMAVDSEFCAIIGIEDPIKTTSAEAIKELIKEGIRVVVISGDNETTAKAVAKKLGIDEVHAGIMPDGKAKIVKELQEKGAVVAMAGDGINDAPALAQADVGIAMGTGTDVAIESAGITLIKGDLLSIVKVLKLSRATMKNIRQNLFFAFVYNSAGVPIAAGVLYPYFGILLSPVIAAAAMSFSSVSVIVNALRLKNTKI
- a CDS encoding SHOCT domain-containing protein — translated: MGDYGMSGFGMWLGWLIPLLFIGALIYFMNANKKKDLSARDILDQRYAKGEISEEEYKAKRDAIK